A window of the Isosphaera pallida ATCC 43644 genome harbors these coding sequences:
- a CDS encoding serine/threonine-protein kinase, producing MSEVPPGGLCSEAVGRDSCFGPSDREVEHFVKAALAMARRTSSRNESDWQRTFVHPPFNSELVIHHEHGGRERFHLKSLLAKGGMGMVYRAIDDRFGRTLAVKLIHPEQRTNSQFLGRFFREAILQARLQHPGIPAVYAYGIDPALGPFLAMKLVEGRTLSEILQDHFASPRSGLDPLLELLRQVAETLAYCHDRGVIHRDVKPSNIMVGTYGEVYLMDWGLAKSSGSDSDVVNEPTEPAPRQSSSL from the coding sequence ATGTCGGAAGTCCCACCTGGGGGGTTGTGTTCAGAGGCCGTCGGCAGGGATTCCTGCTTCGGACCGTCTGACCGTGAGGTGGAACACTTCGTCAAAGCAGCCTTGGCAATGGCCCGTCGAACTTCGTCCCGAAACGAGTCGGACTGGCAACGGACGTTTGTTCATCCTCCCTTCAATTCTGAGTTGGTGATCCATCATGAACATGGCGGCCGCGAGCGGTTCCACCTTAAAAGCCTCCTGGCCAAAGGGGGGATGGGGATGGTCTATCGGGCGATCGATGATCGCTTCGGCCGGACCTTAGCAGTGAAGCTGATTCACCCGGAACAGCGGACCAATTCACAGTTTCTCGGTCGCTTCTTCCGCGAAGCCATTCTTCAGGCGCGGCTGCAGCATCCGGGGATTCCCGCAGTCTACGCTTATGGAATCGACCCGGCGCTCGGACCTTTCTTGGCGATGAAGCTGGTCGAGGGGCGTACTCTTTCCGAAATTCTCCAAGACCACTTTGCTTCGCCGCGGAGTGGTCTTGATCCGTTGCTGGAGTTACTAAGACAGGTTGCCGAAACCCTGGCCTACTGCCACGACCGCGGGGTGATCCACCGCGACGTCAAACCCTCTAACATCATGGTGGGAACCTATGGCGAAGTCTATCTGATGGATTGGGGGCTGGCCAAATCGTCTGGTAGCGACTCGGACGTGGTGAACGAACCAACCGAGCCAGCCCCTCGCCAAAGCTCATCGCTCTAA
- a CDS encoding tetratricopeptide repeat protein, with amino-acid sequence MCLGTPGFAAPEQVQGNAAQVDARADVYSLGVILFRILTGMIPDNQTMIHLILQFHPGDAELIGFTQRCLAVHPHDRPQNAGVVAAWLSEYRRQTSERLRRAELEAVEAKQRAVAERQQRRFLVGLVALAAVIGLGATLAGSERANWMRRLDEAWLRAEREAQQAAAQTDPRHIGEVWRHAVEVAERAEEDAARVSSWWFAGQRVDRIRERAAASRAARDLFNEVESIALRPYETIPADEIGVLSNYWDFFKRRGWSFAGPNQADPGPIPVSLADEQRPIWVIALNDWLGWLGSVPEHRDLAQRVRATTDQLDPDPVRILIRAALLNRDAGALDGLISFLSSPEPSPPSWVESPTTVVLLLQTLLSMDDDRSASLGVVALARMPDAIQLVLASQRIRHSDNRQMGSPVALALRPDSLSVQLNHAGSLLAHQRFNDVEAFSRAILERHPKESRGWLMLAQAIEGRGRVTEALDAARAAVECDGDSWGARYTLARLQLQAGDPETARRTLDRIEERLEGRPEMMDVQLIRLAELLRRLGEPERAVALCRRVLESHSDHALGFTSLGMALAQLGRIDEAEASWRHALALNPNEPRASGQLALLRFRQGRLGEAIELFERAFTNAASSQDIPLEETAAYLYNLGMAQARAGRFGDAETSLLRLSTFKPPHPKVRSALLEVLANDDDLNRAIHVTRGLMKNQPHDPSLRLTLAVLLMRSQQTAEAVDLAAQVQADHPDWFEPALVYGDLLGTVGRFAEAAQMLECALKLIGEREGPRQSPRNQRQLMGAIEHARQLETACRWVEVWSRGELCGFDPQHNPEFSMLMIQAALARGWIVPALTLAQRLNDADQLTPTLNLLDTDQETRLGLALAALKLVEMGEQSWVGVSWRIQIEAFEKVATSLRQPATLRNWARSWLEPLATTARASIRSQLWGLPGLAPVRDPKRLQQLPATDEAISISRVGDRETSGLKPKARI; translated from the coding sequence ATGTGTTTGGGCACTCCCGGCTTCGCCGCCCCCGAGCAAGTCCAGGGAAATGCCGCCCAGGTTGACGCGCGTGCCGATGTGTATAGTCTTGGCGTCATCCTCTTCCGAATCCTCACTGGTATGATCCCTGATAATCAAACAATGATCCATCTGATCTTGCAATTTCATCCGGGCGATGCCGAGTTAATCGGGTTCACTCAGCGTTGTCTTGCGGTCCATCCTCACGATCGTCCACAAAACGCCGGGGTGGTAGCGGCTTGGTTGAGTGAGTATCGACGCCAAACCAGCGAACGGTTGCGACGCGCTGAATTGGAGGCGGTTGAAGCAAAGCAGCGTGCCGTTGCTGAACGTCAGCAGCGGCGTTTTCTGGTTGGCTTGGTCGCGTTGGCCGCCGTCATTGGTTTGGGGGCGACTTTGGCCGGTTCTGAGCGGGCTAATTGGATGCGTCGGTTGGACGAGGCGTGGCTTCGCGCTGAACGCGAAGCCCAACAGGCCGCCGCGCAAACCGACCCCCGACACATCGGCGAGGTTTGGCGACACGCCGTCGAAGTCGCCGAACGCGCCGAGGAGGACGCGGCTCGGGTTTCGTCCTGGTGGTTTGCCGGCCAGCGAGTGGATCGCATTCGAGAACGGGCGGCCGCCTCGCGCGCCGCACGCGATCTCTTCAACGAAGTGGAATCCATCGCTCTTCGTCCCTACGAAACCATCCCGGCCGACGAGATCGGCGTACTCAGCAACTATTGGGACTTCTTTAAGCGACGAGGTTGGTCGTTCGCTGGCCCCAATCAGGCTGATCCTGGCCCGATCCCTGTCTCGCTCGCTGACGAGCAGCGGCCGATTTGGGTCATCGCGCTGAACGACTGGTTGGGCTGGCTTGGGTCGGTTCCCGAACACCGCGACTTGGCCCAACGAGTTCGCGCTACGACCGATCAGCTTGATCCCGACCCGGTTCGAATCTTGATCCGCGCGGCATTGCTCAATCGCGATGCCGGGGCGCTCGATGGGTTGATCTCGTTCCTATCGTCTCCCGAGCCATCGCCGCCCAGCTGGGTTGAGTCACCTACGACCGTGGTTTTGTTGCTGCAAACCCTCCTGAGCATGGACGACGATCGTTCGGCATCATTGGGAGTAGTCGCGTTGGCCCGGATGCCTGACGCGATTCAGCTTGTCTTGGCAAGTCAGCGTATCCGTCATTCCGACAACCGACAAATGGGCTCACCGGTGGCCCTCGCGCTTCGTCCCGATTCGCTGAGCGTTCAACTCAATCACGCCGGTTCGTTGCTCGCTCATCAACGATTCAACGACGTGGAAGCGTTCTCCAGAGCGATCTTGGAACGCCATCCCAAGGAGAGCCGCGGTTGGCTCATGCTCGCCCAGGCGATCGAGGGTCGCGGGCGTGTAACCGAGGCGCTCGACGCGGCGCGTGCGGCAGTGGAATGTGACGGCGACTCGTGGGGTGCCCGCTACACCTTGGCTCGACTCCAATTGCAGGCGGGCGACCCCGAAACGGCTCGACGAACCCTGGATCGGATCGAAGAGCGGTTGGAAGGCCGCCCGGAGATGATGGATGTGCAGTTAATCCGTCTTGCCGAGTTACTGAGACGATTGGGCGAACCTGAGCGTGCGGTCGCCTTGTGTCGGCGCGTGTTGGAGTCTCATTCGGATCATGCCCTGGGATTTACATCCTTGGGAATGGCCTTAGCCCAATTGGGCCGAATCGACGAGGCAGAAGCCAGCTGGCGGCACGCATTGGCTCTTAACCCCAACGAACCCCGCGCCTCAGGTCAACTTGCCCTATTGAGGTTTCGCCAAGGACGTCTGGGGGAAGCGATCGAATTATTCGAGCGAGCCTTCACCAACGCCGCTTCCAGCCAAGACATCCCTCTTGAAGAAACCGCTGCCTACCTCTACAACCTAGGGATGGCTCAAGCGCGGGCGGGTCGGTTTGGCGACGCAGAAACTAGCTTACTACGGCTAAGTACCTTCAAGCCGCCCCATCCCAAAGTGCGTTCGGCATTGTTGGAGGTTCTCGCAAATGACGACGATCTCAACCGAGCCATCCACGTCACGCGAGGTCTCATGAAAAATCAGCCCCACGACCCTTCGCTCCGCTTGACACTGGCCGTTTTACTGATGCGAAGCCAACAAACCGCTGAAGCGGTTGATCTTGCGGCCCAAGTTCAGGCTGATCACCCCGATTGGTTTGAACCGGCATTGGTTTATGGAGATCTGCTGGGCACGGTCGGACGATTCGCCGAGGCGGCTCAAATGCTCGAATGTGCGTTGAAGTTGATCGGTGAACGCGAAGGACCACGGCAATCGCCTCGCAACCAACGGCAGCTGATGGGGGCGATTGAACATGCCCGACAGTTGGAAACAGCCTGTCGATGGGTCGAGGTCTGGAGTAGGGGCGAGTTGTGCGGGTTCGATCCGCAACACAACCCCGAGTTCAGCATGTTGATGATCCAAGCCGCCCTCGCGCGGGGATGGATCGTTCCCGCCTTGACGCTGGCTCAGCGCCTCAACGACGCTGATCAGCTCACCCCCACGCTCAATTTGCTCGACACCGACCAAGAAACCCGCCTCGGGCTCGCATTGGCCGCGCTCAAACTGGTCGAAATGGGAGAGCAGTCCTGGGTTGGTGTTTCCTGGCGAATCCAGATCGAAGCCTTTGAGAAGGTGGCCACGTCGTTGCGACAGCCCGCCACGCTTCGTAATTGGGCCCGGAGTTGGTTGGAGCCGTTGGCCACCACCGCGCGGGCCTCGATACGCTCACAGTTGTGGGGCCTCCCCGGATTGGCTCCAGTGCGCGATCCCAAGCGGTTGCAACAGTTGCCCGCTACCGATGAGGCGATTTCAATCTCAAGGGTTGGCGATCGAGAAACAAGCGGTCTAAAACCAAAGGCCAGGATCTAG
- a CDS encoding molybdopterin biosynthesis protein, translating into MAYSWSREGMSRQEQFLEVVERCEAWRRWCAMVRPQRLGTERVALGMAWNRVLAEEVVAPCDVPPFDRALVDGYALCAADTFGAFEEQPVGLILNDETLTPGRMARCEVRRGTATPIATGAPLPRGADSVAMVETTFLDPNTPQTVFLTRPTVPGRHVGYAGSDVAQGEIVLRRGQRLTARETAILAALGLAEIQVVRRPRVMVLSTGDEICSPGQPLKPGQIYDANATLLGDSLREWGAEVVAGGVVPDNPEMLDETLNSCLKTHPPLDLIVLSGGTSKGAGDACHRVLTRRSPGIAVHGVALKPGKPVCLGGIESTDSARIVPVAVLPGFPTSAAFTLHEFIAPLVAILGGTSAFDPSFTEIASGTTRHRVGVGLDASLPERFDSEPGRTEYVLVHLVEPPQGGPPLAYPLGKGSGSVSAFARADGFVVIPTECEYLDAGSLVKVIPLGAGVQPADLMAIGSHCAGLDRLLSAVVDRGFSVKSLNVGSQMGLEAARRSECDLAGVHLYDPTTQDYNRPFVPESVELIEGYGRMQGVVIRGEDEALARADLELNGLEPTAANLIRVWAARDDRVMVNRNRGSGTRVLLDGLLQGSRPAGFGYEVKSHHAVAAAVAQGRADWGVAIAPVAAMHRLRFWPLTLERFDFLIPKDRLDRPAIRAFLAVWRDPVWRQKLIELGFVLDSSPSTPTASRTSEG; encoded by the coding sequence ATGGCGTACTCTTGGTCGCGGGAGGGTATGAGTCGTCAGGAGCAATTCCTGGAGGTTGTCGAACGTTGCGAAGCATGGCGGCGTTGGTGCGCGATGGTGCGTCCCCAACGTCTCGGAACCGAGCGGGTGGCGTTGGGAATGGCCTGGAACCGTGTCCTTGCCGAGGAGGTGGTCGCGCCCTGCGATGTTCCTCCATTCGATCGCGCCCTGGTCGATGGCTATGCGTTATGCGCCGCCGATACCTTTGGAGCGTTCGAGGAGCAGCCCGTTGGTCTCATCCTCAACGACGAAACACTCACCCCTGGACGAATGGCGCGTTGCGAAGTGCGCCGGGGAACCGCCACCCCGATCGCCACCGGAGCCCCCCTGCCCCGCGGAGCCGACTCGGTGGCGATGGTGGAAACAACGTTCCTGGATCCCAACACTCCTCAAACCGTCTTTCTTACACGCCCAACCGTGCCGGGTCGTCATGTGGGATACGCCGGTTCGGATGTCGCCCAGGGAGAAATCGTCCTCAGACGTGGCCAACGTCTGACCGCTCGGGAGACCGCGATCCTCGCCGCCCTGGGGTTGGCGGAGATCCAAGTGGTCCGGCGCCCCCGGGTGATGGTTTTGTCTACCGGCGACGAGATCTGCTCGCCCGGCCAACCGTTAAAACCAGGCCAAATTTATGACGCCAACGCCACCCTCTTGGGTGACTCGTTGCGTGAGTGGGGCGCGGAGGTCGTCGCCGGCGGGGTGGTGCCCGACAATCCCGAAATGCTTGATGAGACGTTGAATTCTTGCTTGAAGACACATCCGCCTCTGGATTTGATCGTCCTCTCCGGCGGCACCAGCAAAGGGGCGGGCGATGCCTGCCATCGCGTTTTGACACGCAGATCTCCCGGGATCGCCGTTCACGGCGTCGCGCTTAAGCCCGGCAAACCGGTCTGTCTGGGTGGGATTGAGTCAACCGACAGCGCGCGGATCGTGCCAGTCGCTGTGTTGCCGGGTTTCCCAACTTCGGCCGCTTTCACTCTCCACGAATTCATCGCGCCCCTGGTGGCCATCCTCGGCGGGACCAGCGCCTTTGACCCTTCGTTTACCGAGATCGCCTCAGGGACAACTCGACATCGCGTTGGCGTCGGGTTGGACGCGAGTTTGCCCGAGCGTTTTGATTCGGAACCTGGTCGAACTGAATATGTCTTGGTTCATCTCGTCGAACCTCCCCAAGGCGGCCCGCCGTTGGCCTATCCGTTGGGTAAAGGGTCCGGTTCGGTTTCGGCCTTCGCACGGGCCGATGGATTTGTGGTGATTCCCACCGAATGCGAGTACCTCGACGCCGGCTCACTCGTCAAGGTGATCCCCTTGGGCGCGGGGGTTCAGCCGGCCGATTTGATGGCTATTGGTTCTCACTGCGCGGGGTTGGACCGTTTGCTCAGCGCGGTGGTCGATCGTGGGTTTTCAGTCAAAAGTCTCAACGTCGGCTCCCAGATGGGATTGGAGGCGGCTCGTCGGAGCGAATGTGATTTGGCAGGCGTTCATCTCTATGATCCGACAACTCAAGATTACAATCGTCCATTTGTTCCCGAATCAGTCGAATTGATTGAGGGATATGGACGAATGCAGGGGGTGGTGATTCGCGGCGAGGACGAGGCTTTGGCGCGGGCTGATCTTGAGCTGAACGGGTTGGAGCCAACCGCCGCCAACTTGATCCGAGTTTGGGCGGCCCGCGACGACAGGGTGATGGTCAACCGCAATCGCGGCAGCGGCACCCGCGTTTTGCTCGACGGCCTCTTGCAAGGAAGTCGTCCGGCGGGCTTTGGATATGAGGTCAAGTCGCATCACGCCGTCGCCGCGGCCGTGGCGCAGGGACGAGCCGACTGGGGAGTGGCGATCGCGCCCGTGGCCGCCATGCACCGCTTGAGGTTCTGGCCACTGACCTTGGAACGCTTCGACTTCCTCATTCCGAAGGATCGACTCGATCGTCCAGCGATTCGCGCGTTCCTGGCGGTTTGGCGCGATCCGGTGTGGAGACAAAAGCTCATTGAACTTGGATTCGTGTTGGATTCATCGCCGTCAACGCCCACGGCATCCCGAACTTCGGAGGGTTGA
- a CDS encoding Gfo/Idh/MocA family protein, whose protein sequence is MRTLQESSGLTRREALRTTTRVAAASALTGLSVPLVHAGETNTIQIALIGCGGRGTGAVGDALSTQAGPVKLVAMADCFEDRLESSYANLSKRYADHMEVNSDRKFVGLDAYKHAIDCLKPGDVAILATPPAFRWPHFAYAIEKGVHVFMEKPVTVDGPTTKRMLELGAESVRKNLKVGVGLMCRHCEAREQLYQRIMDGQIGEILLLRAYRMVGPTGSAATGPRPEGMSELEHQIRRFHAFLWASGGSFSDFLIHNIDECCWMKNAWPIKAQGSGGNFERGDRVDQNFDTYSVEYTFEDGSKLMLEGRNMEGCHQEFASYAHGTKGAAVISTSGHSPAKCRISKTQNFNRSDLTWSFPGREPSPYQREWDHLMAAIREDRPFNEVQRGCQASLVTSMGRMAAHTGQVVTYDDMLNCPHEFAPNVDRLSFDGPAPLVADETGKYPRPAPGIKRDREY, encoded by the coding sequence ATGCGCACACTCCAAGAATCATCCGGCTTGACCCGACGCGAGGCGCTTAGGACCACGACTCGGGTGGCCGCTGCCTCGGCCCTAACCGGGCTTTCGGTTCCCCTGGTCCACGCCGGCGAGACCAACACAATTCAAATCGCCCTGATCGGCTGCGGAGGTCGTGGCACCGGCGCGGTGGGCGACGCGCTGTCCACCCAGGCTGGGCCGGTCAAGCTGGTGGCAATGGCCGACTGTTTCGAGGATCGTCTGGAATCCAGCTACGCCAATCTCTCCAAGCGTTACGCCGACCACATGGAGGTCAACTCCGACCGTAAGTTCGTCGGCCTGGACGCCTATAAGCATGCCATTGACTGCCTCAAGCCGGGCGACGTGGCGATCCTCGCTACCCCTCCAGCCTTCCGTTGGCCCCACTTCGCCTATGCCATCGAAAAAGGGGTCCACGTCTTTATGGAGAAGCCGGTCACCGTGGACGGCCCCACCACGAAACGGATGCTTGAACTCGGTGCCGAATCGGTCCGCAAAAACCTCAAGGTCGGCGTCGGCCTCATGTGCCGCCACTGCGAAGCCCGCGAGCAACTTTACCAGCGGATCATGGACGGTCAAATCGGCGAGATCCTACTGTTGCGGGCTTATCGCATGGTCGGCCCCACCGGCTCGGCTGCCACCGGTCCTAGACCCGAAGGCATGTCCGAACTGGAACACCAGATTCGTCGCTTCCACGCCTTCCTCTGGGCCAGCGGCGGATCCTTCTCTGACTTTTTGATCCACAACATCGACGAATGCTGCTGGATGAAGAACGCCTGGCCGATCAAAGCCCAAGGCTCCGGCGGTAACTTCGAGCGCGGCGACCGCGTGGATCAGAACTTCGACACCTACTCGGTCGAATACACCTTTGAAGACGGCTCCAAGCTGATGCTCGAAGGCCGCAACATGGAAGGCTGCCACCAGGAGTTCGCCTCTTATGCCCACGGCACCAAGGGAGCCGCCGTTATCTCCACCTCGGGACATTCCCCGGCCAAGTGCCGTATCTCCAAAACCCAAAACTTCAACCGTTCCGACCTGACCTGGAGCTTCCCCGGACGCGAACCCTCTCCCTATCAACGCGAGTGGGACCACCTCATGGCCGCCATCCGCGAAGATCGCCCCTTCAACGAAGTCCAACGCGGCTGCCAAGCCAGCCTCGTTACCTCAATGGGACGCATGGCCGCCCACACCGGCCAGGTCGTCACCTACGACGACATGCTCAACTGCCCCCATGAGTTTGCCCCCAACGTCGATCGCCTCTCCTTCGACGGTCCCGCCCCCCTCGTCGCCGACGAAACCGGCAAGTATCCCCGTCCTGCTCCCGGTATCAAGCGCGATCGCGAATATTGA
- a CDS encoding amidohydrolase family protein, with the protein MTNLLLMIGATRSFLNASSPLAMMALLVVLTGASGHAAAVDDPPGSNGVKSDETSKPPLKPEETKETKDAKPSGSKPSRLAIIHADIETVTNGTIRRGVVLIKDGKIEKVGRNVEVPADAKVIDAAGRIITPGFVAMNVARVGIGAVDTQNRQAKLADSLDPFDRQQKFCLGVGITSGCVQLVGGFGFRFGRFWSGQDLMTPEEAEFYGLLHDETHDHAPGDPVCAVCAATSYTRPDIAAIMGTGPSAVGFGLPTIPGLVQSYDHADFPHDHAATADRHSGHEVVDHGHASEEDPLEPFPIPGANQDARPLAHAVLKFCYGELNGMLVKENPFYYLPASALATPLQRYQWRRNLAKAKEYLQTVESYEKSGKKGPAPRRTVGEEFVKLVKKETPLRISASKVDQIRDMIALAQEWDYDLILEDVHEAWVIANEISRAKVRVIFTPRSLINPEKDREKSTGSNPLISGSLEKAGVPFALGTLGNSISTVGLAGRDLTSLPIEAAFAVRGGASEATALAALTIVPARMLGIDDRVGSIEEGKDADLLILDGPPLDYRTYVETAIVNGKVRYERAKDRVYPVFPRP; encoded by the coding sequence ATGACTAACTTGTTGTTGATGATTGGTGCAACGCGGTCGTTTCTCAACGCCTCGTCACCTCTGGCGATGATGGCGCTGTTGGTGGTCCTGACCGGGGCGTCCGGGCACGCCGCGGCGGTGGATGATCCACCCGGTTCCAACGGTGTCAAGTCGGACGAAACCAGCAAGCCCCCCCTCAAGCCTGAGGAAACCAAGGAAACCAAGGACGCGAAGCCGTCTGGGTCCAAACCGTCGCGTTTGGCAATCATCCACGCCGACATCGAAACCGTCACCAACGGCACGATTCGCCGCGGAGTAGTTCTCATCAAGGATGGGAAGATTGAAAAAGTGGGACGCAACGTGGAGGTGCCCGCCGACGCGAAGGTCATCGACGCTGCCGGACGCATCATCACACCCGGTTTCGTCGCAATGAATGTCGCCCGGGTGGGGATCGGCGCAGTCGATACGCAAAACCGTCAAGCCAAGCTTGCCGACTCGCTCGACCCGTTCGATCGTCAACAAAAGTTCTGTTTGGGGGTGGGCATCACCTCGGGCTGCGTGCAACTGGTGGGTGGTTTCGGCTTCCGTTTCGGTCGGTTTTGGTCGGGCCAAGACCTCATGACCCCTGAAGAGGCCGAGTTCTACGGCTTGCTCCACGACGAAACCCACGACCACGCCCCCGGCGATCCAGTCTGCGCTGTCTGCGCCGCGACGTCCTACACGCGCCCCGACATTGCGGCGATCATGGGAACCGGTCCCTCGGCCGTCGGCTTCGGTCTGCCCACCATCCCTGGTCTGGTTCAGAGTTACGACCACGCGGATTTCCCTCACGATCACGCCGCGACGGCTGACCGCCACTCCGGTCACGAGGTGGTGGATCACGGTCACGCTTCGGAGGAGGACCCTCTGGAACCTTTCCCAATCCCCGGAGCCAACCAAGATGCACGGCCACTTGCTCATGCCGTGTTGAAATTCTGTTACGGCGAACTTAATGGGATGCTGGTGAAAGAGAATCCGTTTTACTACCTTCCCGCCTCAGCCTTAGCCACACCTTTGCAACGCTATCAGTGGCGGCGCAACCTCGCCAAGGCCAAGGAGTATTTGCAAACCGTCGAGTCCTATGAGAAGAGCGGCAAAAAAGGACCAGCCCCTCGGCGAACCGTAGGCGAGGAGTTTGTCAAGCTCGTGAAAAAAGAAACCCCCCTGCGAATTTCGGCTTCAAAGGTCGATCAGATCCGCGATATGATCGCGCTGGCTCAGGAATGGGATTACGACCTGATTCTCGAAGACGTCCACGAAGCCTGGGTGATCGCCAATGAGATCAGCCGGGCCAAGGTCCGGGTCATTTTCACCCCGCGCAGTTTGATCAATCCCGAGAAAGACCGTGAGAAATCCACGGGCAGCAACCCTTTGATCAGTGGTTCGCTGGAAAAAGCGGGTGTCCCGTTTGCGCTGGGGACGCTTGGTAATTCGATTTCGACCGTGGGGCTGGCCGGCCGTGATTTGACCAGCCTGCCAATCGAAGCCGCCTTCGCCGTTCGTGGGGGAGCCTCGGAGGCGACCGCCTTGGCCGCGTTGACCATCGTGCCGGCCAGGATGTTGGGGATTGACGACAGGGTCGGTTCGATCGAAGAAGGTAAAGACGCTGACCTGCTCATCCTCGATGGACCGCCGCTGGATTACCGCACTTATGTTGAGACGGCGATCGTGAATGGCAAGGTCCGTTACGAACGAGCCAAAGACCGGGTTTATCCAGTCTTCCCCCGCCCTTGA
- a CDS encoding amidohydrolase family protein: protein MGWGSASTLAQQAAVVIQGASVETGAKAGRIDNAVIVIENGRIAKLGSAAEVRIPAAARLVNLRGKTILPGLIDPVYVVNVGGTEGSSGGSRTIVIQGRAITLPGDSGGSTPVFTRVVENASLDPRAFRVPNRSGLTLLNLVPSSGYGQSALVRPTPKHGDTLLQTGDGFLYIQLSNRTESLSVLRDNLAATKRATVDSSSGSASANAGPSPTPSVERELWKAVVEGKAPLLVRAANAATVLHVLAILNEFPNVRLGLAVSGSDLDLLLRADALTDRKDKITLILAPTLDNEDGSRVRIHAARLAREAGLPVALSLSHLGRTSELTANQATPLFALGRLIAAGMSREEALRAATQTPAALLGLEATHGTLEEGRVASFLVFEGDPLEPTSTLRDVWIEGNPTYD from the coding sequence ATGGGATGGGGATCTGCTTCGACCTTGGCCCAGCAGGCGGCAGTGGTGATTCAAGGGGCTTCGGTGGAGACGGGAGCCAAGGCGGGTCGGATCGACAATGCCGTGATCGTCATTGAGAACGGCCGAATTGCCAAACTGGGATCGGCCGCCGAGGTGAGGATTCCTGCCGCGGCTCGGTTGGTGAACCTGAGAGGCAAAACGATCCTACCGGGTTTGATCGACCCGGTTTACGTGGTCAATGTAGGGGGAACCGAGGGCAGCTCGGGCGGCTCTCGCACCATCGTCATCCAGGGTCGCGCTATCACGCTGCCCGGCGACAGCGGAGGATCCACACCGGTGTTCACCCGCGTGGTCGAAAACGCCTCCTTAGACCCACGCGCCTTCCGCGTTCCCAACCGCTCGGGCCTCACATTGCTCAACCTGGTACCCTCCAGTGGATATGGTCAGTCCGCTTTGGTTCGACCAACTCCCAAACACGGTGACACCTTGCTGCAAACCGGAGACGGATTCTTATACATACAATTGAGCAATCGAACCGAGTCGCTCAGCGTGTTGCGTGACAATCTCGCGGCCACCAAACGCGCCACGGTCGATTCCAGCTCCGGTTCGGCTTCGGCCAACGCGGGGCCTTCCCCGACTCCATCCGTGGAACGCGAACTGTGGAAGGCCGTGGTCGAGGGAAAAGCTCCGTTGTTGGTTCGGGCCGCCAACGCCGCGACGGTTTTGCACGTGTTGGCCATTCTCAACGAGTTTCCCAATGTTCGGCTGGGACTGGCGGTGTCCGGTTCCGACCTGGACCTTCTACTTCGAGCCGACGCTTTGACCGACCGGAAGGACAAAATCACGCTCATCCTCGCGCCCACCCTGGATAACGAGGACGGTTCGCGGGTGCGGATTCATGCCGCCCGCTTGGCGCGTGAGGCGGGTTTGCCCGTGGCCTTGAGTCTGAGCCATTTGGGCCGAACCTCTGAGTTGACCGCCAATCAGGCCACCCCGTTGTTTGCTTTGGGGCGATTGATCGCGGCCGGAATGAGCCGAGAGGAAGCGCTTCGCGCTGCGACTCAAACCCCCGCGGCTCTGCTAGGTTTGGAGGCGACCCACGGAACCCTTGAGGAAGGCCGCGTGGCCAGCTTCCTGGTGTTCGAGGGCGACCCGCTGGAACCAACCTCGACCCTCCGCGACGTTTGGATCGAAGGGAACCCCACCTATGACTAA